The Arachis ipaensis cultivar K30076 chromosome B05, Araip1.1, whole genome shotgun sequence nucleotide sequence CACGATAACTAAAAGCACAAAAGGATAAGGTACAACATGATAAAGATACAAAAGATTACAAAGTATATAGATATATAGGTATATATGATAGTCAAAAGAATACTAGCTGCAGCCCgcagagtttaggccgactagttatatacagacaaTACAGAGTGTTTGAAAAGTTACACAACAACATATGTCTCTCAAatagcctctaaggcaacaaagaTATAAAAGTGAGAGTATATCTATAACAAAGTAATCCAAAACACAAAAGAAAGCAAAAGATTCTCTGCTCTATCACTATcccgcaactcaccgaggtgggttacgacctgtatctgaaaaataacaacatatggtatgagaaccgggggttctcaataTGATAACAGTGCCTAATATATAAGATATGTGGTTTCGAAATGCGAAAGGCAATCTTAGAATTTAACATCAAGCATAAGATTCAAGCTTAGAAACATTTAAGTAAAAACCAAAAAGGGTTATCTAAATCCTAAAGATTTTCTAACTAACAGTTCAccgctatcccacagccttcgccagcctaacctccatgcgatcccatcgccaccacctaccgagcctcctcaatcccagtagaaagcacaagtatatacaaacaagtaaaacacaagtagttgACATGTATAGCAAGTAATTCAGGAAACAAGTAAGCATGTTATACTTTAGGCATTGAAatgcaagtaaacaaagcaagcaaacacatacaaaatgcacatgatgaatgcctatcctattggcggtgatatcacttgtcggttcaactgccaacctgtCATATCCCCTTGGGATGTTGCTTTTCTGTCACGTATATAAATATGGCCCCTGGGATATAGTGCCATAGCACACTCTTACGGGATATAGTGCCCAAGCACACTCTTGTGGCAAAAAAGGATgcgacctcacatctcaatgtaagAGGGATTAACCACTATCCTTACACCGGTTCCGCGACCTCGACAAGAAGGATTAACCATCGTTCTTGCCAGTGCATAGCGACTCAACAGTCTTAGTGTAACAGATCACCTTTAGTACTCAAAATAATCATCATTCAACTCTGAGTTCCAAACTCGCCTTAAACATCATCAGTTCTCAAGTCCTCAAGTTCATCATCAATGTAGTACTCCGTCACAATTCCCAACTAGTTCATCCTCAATACTTCAGAAACCTAAGTTTTTGTCTTCTAAACTCCCAACAGAAATTCACCAATTTAGATCACTAAATCATCCTTACTAGTCTTAGAGTCTAATTACTAGCTTAAAGTCTCAAATAGCAGTAGAAGAAGTTTAGAAagctagaaaatccttgaaaatggAGAAAAATAGTTTTTCAGCAAAACAAGGTCTCGCATACGCAAGACCTTGTCCTACGTACGCAAGGCAGCAAAAACAAGTAGTCGCGTACGCGAACATTGAAAACAGAAGCAAACAGTCGCGTACGCATGCCTTTAAGTCGCGTACGCAAGGGTTAAAAATTGAGCTTCCGAGTATGCTTGCAGTGCTTACGTACGCGAGGGCAGTTGGCAGTGGCCAATGCTCGCGTCGTGTGCACAGGTCCGCGTATGCATGTCTTACCAGACTTAGAAAATTTTCAAAAGCTGCAAAATTCAGGTTTTTCATACCAAACTTCAAACGCGTATAACATTTTTGGTTTAAAACATTTTCCATCCGTTCTTCAAACGTCTTACAGTTTTCGGACCCAACtttcatttaaaataagtttCATCTAAAATGGGGGTCCGGAGGCCAAGTTATGCCTCACCAAAGTTCGTCAAAAATAAGATTTTACAAAAATCAGCAAAGTTCTCAAACTTTCAAAACTCTAAAACGAAAACCATTTCAAACATGCCCAAAACAATCCAATTATCCATAAAAGCACTCTCtaattaattctcaatcataCAACTATCAAAACCCTTCAACCTCACAATTTTACTTAGATTCCTATCAATAACATCATTATAAAACATCATCACTACTAATCAATTCCATTCAAAATCCTTATTTGTCAATTCAATCATCATTAAAATCCACTATCACCAACAATTGCGTATCAACATCAACCATAATAATCCATATTCACTATCATCATCAACATTTGTTATCAAACACCAACAACaccatcataattcatcaaatcaacacaatcattaataatCATTATGCATCATCAACAATTCAAACTTATCCTacggtccactagcctaagtttcacaaaacattacatattacatagaggaaaccaaaatcataccctGGCCGATTTCCAATATGCACTAAATACCAAATTCGAATTCAACAAGCTTTCAATCACTAACACCACTTCCAAAAGTCACCAAATATCAAGCTATACATACCAATATCATCACCATCAATACCTAGAATTCACAATATACCAAACCACAAGAATTTTTGagaaaccttaccttatccaTAGAAATTAGAGATAAAACCCAATAATTCCTCACTAATGGTcggcacctaaacaaccaaatcaCAAATTTTCACTCAAAAACTAAACCTAAATTTTGAAATTCACTTAGGGCAGAAAAAAAGAGTATAAAACTCAAAATCTTACCAAAAAACTTAGTTAAAACTGACGGGCTCAGCAAGAgtttcgcgtggccgcaaatggcATGCGAATCGGAGCATCGTATCTCGAGTTATGAGCGATTTAAGATGGATGTGAATAGTGTTTTCTCCTTCCCCTCTCTTCTCACTTCAGATGCATGTTCTTGAGTTATTTGGTAAAATGAGGCTGAGTTAGCTTCATTTAAGGtattatatatgttgggctttggcccaacttgggtccggtccaactcgttagtgtttttggcccgtttggcccaactttgggccaaacctttggAATTAGCACCCGGTTTTTAACTTTGGTtacttttctaagtttttctaccATTTTATTACTCTCACACAATACCGGACAGACTTAAGCCGATACTACCGACTAATTTATCGGTACgcgtttttatgcaatttttcgcagaaaattacatttttctaCTTGGAAAAATTCATTGAATCCAAATCTCACctctaaattttttaattaaaattataaatttttgaacctattccaggtaattaattcatttttattttacattaattaatcGGTTAATTGTTtctggttcttacattctccctacGAAATTAGAAATTTTATCCCCAAAATTTAGTGATTACCTGAAAATAACTCCGGATAATTCTTTCGCATTTCTAACTCCAACTCCCATGTGTGCTCCTCCATTCCAGCTCTATTCCAAGCTACCTTTACCAACAGAACTTCCTTTCCACGTAacttcttcacactagtgtctTCGATCTGCACTGGTGTGACTTGAAAAGTCAGGTTCTCCTTCAATTTGACCGACTCGGGATCTAACACATGAGCCGTATCCGATGTGTGCGTCCAAAGTTGTGACACATGGAACACGTCATGCAAGTTAGATAAATGCGGCGGCAAAGCTACTTGATATGCCACCGGCCCGACTCGCCTCAACACTTCAAAAGGTCCGATAAACCTCGGATTCAACTTCTTCGTTTTGATCGCCCTTTCGATCTTAGTTGTTGGAGTAACCCTTAGAAATACATGttcacccacttcaaattccaaTGGTTTCCTTCTCTGACCCGCATAACTCTTCTGTCGGATCTGTGCAGTTAGGATTCTAGCTCGAATCTGTTTGATCTTCTCAGTAGTCTCAGCTATCAAATCCGGACCCAACACACTTGTCTCACCGGCTTCATACCAACACAGTGAAGACTGGCACTTCCATTCTCATACGGAGTCATTTTAATGCTTGTATGAAAGCTGtggttgtacgcaaactccaccaatgaCATGTAACGGTCTCAACTTCCCGGTTGATCCAACACACAcgcccttagcatatcctccaacgtctgaatagtcctttcTAACTATCCATCAGTTTGTGGATGATACGCTGTACTGAGACATAGTCTCGTACCGAAAGCTCTTTGAAAAGCTCCCtaaaaccttgatgtgaatcgaGGATCTCGATCTGAAACTATAGTCTatggcacaccatgcaaccttacaATCTCTTTGATGTATAGCCTCGCTAATTCCTCCAATGAATAGTTCACTCGGATAGGCAGAAAGTGAGCGAACTTGGTTAAGTAATCCACGATCATCGAAACCGCATTAAGTCCCGACCTAGTCCTCGGCAACCCAGttacaaagtccattgcaattccTTCCCATTTTCACTAaggaatctcaagtggctgtAACATTCCCGACGGTCTCTGAAgctctatcttcaccttctgaCATGTCAGACACTTAGACACAAGTGTAGCTACATCACTcttcatcccaggccaccaaAGCATTTTTTCAAATGACGATACATCTTTGTACTTCCTGGATGAATAGAAAATCCGCTGTTATGAGCTTTCGACAACAACTCTTATCTCAAACTACCAACATCCGGCATACAAATCCGCCCCTTGTATCTCCATAACCTTTCACCGTCTTTAGTGAATTCTCCGTGCCTCTCTTTACTAATAGGTTGAAACATCTTTTGAAGTTCTTGTTCGTCTTGCTAAGCCCTTTGAATTTCTGACTTGAACGTACTTGAAATGCATAATTGATTCAAACAAGCTTTCCCTTCAACTTCACCAAGATCCAACTTAAGCTCCGCAAACTTATCTACCAACTCTTCTTATTTAATTCGCATCCACGCAATGGTCAATGACTTCCGGCTCAAGGCATCTACTACAACATTAGCCTTACCAGGGTGATAACTTAGCTCAACATCGTAATCCTTCAGTAGCTCCATCCACCTCGTCTGATGCATATTGAGCtcttctgatcaaagatgtacttgagactcttatgatcagaaaagactCTAAACCTCACTCCATATAAGTAGTGCCTCCAAATTTTCAATGCAAACACAACTGCCACCAATTTCAAGTCATGAGTTTGGTAATTCACCTCATGTGGTCTTAGCTGACGTGAAGCGTAAGCCACCACGTTCCGGTATTGCATTAAAACACAACCCATACCTTTCAGCGAGGCATCGCAGTAAACCTCAA carries:
- the LOC107640417 gene encoding uncharacterized protein LOC107640417 is translated as MDFVTGLPRTRSGLNAVSMIVDYLTKFAHFLPIRVNYSLEELARLYIKEIVRLHAGETSVLGPDLIAETTEKIKQIRARILTAQIRQKSYAGQRRKPLEFEVGEHVFLRVTPTTKIERAIKTKKLNPRFIGPFEVLRRVGPVAYQVALPPHLSNLHDVFHVSQLWTHTSDTAHVLDPESVKLKENLTFQVTPVQIEDTSVKKLRGKEVLLVKVAWNRAGMEEHTWELELEMRKNYPELFSGIDGDDIGMYSLIFGDFWKWC